In one Nocardia tengchongensis genomic region, the following are encoded:
- a CDS encoding antitoxin: MDTLKGLVGKGKEVAAQNAAKIEQAVDKAGHMIDEKTGGKFSSQIDKGAEAVKNAIPTDTAAAEAPAEAAAEPAPAEPAPAEPAPAEPAAEPAPEPAAGEQPPA; the protein is encoded by the coding sequence ATGGACACGCTCAAGGGCTTGGTCGGCAAGGGCAAGGAAGTGGCGGCCCAGAACGCCGCGAAGATCGAGCAGGCGGTCGACAAGGCCGGTCACATGATCGACGAGAAGACCGGGGGGAAGTTCTCCTCCCAGATCGACAAGGGCGCGGAGGCGGTCAAGAACGCCATCCCGACCGACACGGCTGCGGCGGAAGCGCCCGCCGAGGCGGCCGCCGAGCCCGCCCCCGCTGAGCCCGCTCCCGCCGAGCCCGCCCCCGCCGAGCCGGCGGCCGAACCGGCCCCGGAGCCCGCGGCAGGCGAACAGCCTCCGGCCTAG
- a CDS encoding MBL fold metallo-hydrolase, translating into MAAGAFGLSWVVRAAWGIPSAMGASISAIAPTARGATTYRNRQFHNTEPSSQLTGSGLELLYQLATQRNNGRPPGTIPLVTPELPEQAGELGVTWYGHATCLVEVDGYRVLTDPVWSERVSPSPLVGPARLHPVPSPLSELPALDAVLISHDHYDHLDRDTVTALVESQDCVFIVPVGIGAHLRHWSVPDERVVELDWTASVSLSELKRDRGDGTDLVITCSEARHFSGRGLVRNTTLWASWSIAGPTRRVYFGGDTGYTKAFAEAGARLGPFDLTLLPIGAYDRHWPDVHMNPEEAVSAHADLCIGDAGFGLLVPIHWATFNLAFHGWSEPVQRLVEAAEAAGTHVAVPKPGQRIDPIGLPPRDSWWEDIRQ; encoded by the coding sequence ATGGCAGCGGGCGCTTTCGGTCTTTCCTGGGTGGTGCGGGCGGCTTGGGGGATTCCCTCGGCCATGGGCGCGTCGATTTCGGCGATCGCGCCGACCGCGCGCGGGGCGACCACCTATCGCAATCGGCAGTTCCACAACACCGAGCCGAGCAGTCAGCTCACCGGTTCCGGGCTGGAGTTGCTGTACCAGTTGGCCACGCAGCGCAATAACGGCCGCCCGCCGGGGACCATCCCGCTGGTGACGCCTGAGCTGCCGGAGCAGGCCGGCGAGCTGGGGGTGACCTGGTACGGGCACGCCACCTGCCTGGTCGAGGTGGACGGCTATCGGGTGCTGACCGATCCGGTGTGGAGCGAGCGGGTGTCGCCGTCGCCGCTGGTGGGCCCGGCCCGCCTGCATCCGGTGCCGTCGCCGTTGTCCGAGCTCCCGGCGCTGGACGCCGTGCTCATCTCCCACGACCATTACGACCACCTCGACCGCGACACGGTGACCGCGCTGGTCGAGAGCCAGGATTGCGTGTTCATCGTGCCGGTCGGCATCGGCGCGCACCTGCGGCACTGGTCGGTGCCGGACGAACGGGTCGTCGAATTGGATTGGACCGCTTCGGTTTCGCTGTCGGAGCTGAAGCGTGATCGCGGTGACGGCACGGATCTGGTGATCACCTGTTCGGAGGCGCGGCACTTCTCCGGTCGCGGCCTGGTGCGCAACACCACCCTGTGGGCGTCGTGGTCCATCGCGGGTCCGACCCGGCGCGTCTATTTCGGCGGCGACACCGGCTACACCAAGGCGTTCGCGGAGGCGGGCGCCCGGCTGGGCCCGTTCGACCTGACCCTGCTGCCCATCGGCGCCTACGACCGGCACTGGCCGGACGTGCACATGAACCCGGAGGAGGCGGTGTCCGCCCATGCCGATCTGTGTATCGGCGACGCGGGGTTCGGGCTGCTGGTGCCGATTCACTGGGCCACCTTCAATCTGGCCTTCCACGGCTGGTCGGAGCCGGTGCAGCGGTTGGTCGAGGCGGCGGAGGCGGCCGGGACACACGTCGCCGTGCCGAAGCCGGGCCAGCGGATCGACCCGATTGGCCTGCCACCACGGGATTCGTGGTGGGAGGATATTCGCCAATAA
- a CDS encoding enoyl-CoA hydratase, which produces MLGVSRDGEVVTIELQRPDRRNALNEELIGRLHAALEEAASSARVIVLTGQGPIFSAGADLDGVYSDSFLNGLLSMLRTIETIPVPVIAAINGGALGAGVQLALASDLRVMSPDSFIAVPAAKLGISVDRWTVRRLSSLIGSGPARTILMGAERVSAADAYAFGFANKIGTLADAQAWAKQIAELAPLSLRHLKLVFNDDDSRGPDTAAQSAALDAAWRSDDAQEARVARQEKRTAKFEGR; this is translated from the coding sequence ATGCTCGGAGTCAGCCGCGATGGCGAGGTCGTGACCATCGAACTGCAGCGTCCGGATCGCCGGAACGCCCTCAACGAGGAACTGATCGGCCGCTTGCATGCCGCGCTAGAAGAGGCCGCGTCGTCGGCCCGGGTGATCGTGTTGACCGGTCAGGGCCCGATCTTCAGTGCGGGTGCGGATCTGGACGGCGTGTATTCGGACAGCTTCCTGAACGGTCTGCTGTCCATGCTGCGCACCATCGAAACCATTCCGGTGCCGGTGATCGCCGCCATCAACGGCGGGGCGCTGGGTGCGGGGGTGCAACTGGCCCTGGCTTCGGACCTGCGGGTGATGTCGCCCGATTCCTTCATCGCGGTCCCGGCTGCGAAACTCGGTATCTCCGTTGACCGTTGGACCGTGCGGCGGCTGTCGTCGCTGATCGGTTCCGGTCCGGCCCGGACCATTCTGATGGGCGCCGAGCGGGTGTCCGCCGCGGACGCCTACGCGTTCGGTTTCGCCAACAAGATCGGGACCTTGGCCGACGCGCAGGCCTGGGCCAAGCAGATCGCCGAGCTCGCGCCGCTGTCGCTGCGGCATCTGAAGCTGGTCTTCAACGACGACGACTCCCGTGGCCCCGACACCGCCGCGCAGAGCGCGGCCCTGGACGCGGCGTGGCGGAGCGACGACGCGCAGGAAGCCCGGGTGGCGCGCCAGGAGAAGCGGACCGCGAAGTTCGAGGGTCGATGA
- a CDS encoding NAD(P)-binding domain-containing protein codes for MTATPDVDILVIGAGQAGLSVGYHLRRLGLRPEQDFLIVDHSPAAGGAWQFRWPSLTLSTVNRVHDLPGMSFEETLPAGSDNAQAATAVPHYFELYEKRFDLRVHRPISVTVVCDRATAATCPNQQVDGLLHAELKPGATVRTRGLVNATGTWDKPFIPYYRGAETFAGRQLHAHDYRAATEFEGKHVVVVGAGITAVQLLDEISQVTTTTWVTRREPVFRTAQFAPEDGRAAVAMVEDRVRRGLPPGSVVSVTGLPEDARVRAMRARGALDRRPMFDHIEPDGIRWADGGFQRADVILWATGFRSALDHLAPLRLRGPGGGITMGGRLATRVESDPRIHLIGYGPSASTIGANRAGRAAAVELTSYLGIPTHPNRPED; via the coding sequence GTGACCGCAACACCCGATGTCGACATCCTTGTCATCGGCGCGGGGCAGGCCGGATTATCGGTCGGCTACCACCTGCGCAGGCTCGGATTGCGGCCCGAACAGGACTTCCTCATCGTCGACCACTCCCCCGCCGCGGGCGGAGCCTGGCAATTCCGGTGGCCGTCACTGACATTGAGCACCGTCAACCGGGTGCACGACCTGCCGGGGATGTCCTTCGAGGAAACTCTGCCCGCGGGCTCGGACAACGCACAGGCCGCCACCGCCGTGCCGCACTACTTCGAGCTCTACGAGAAACGCTTCGACCTGCGCGTGCACCGGCCGATATCGGTGACCGTGGTCTGCGACCGCGCCACCGCCGCCACCTGCCCGAACCAGCAGGTCGACGGGCTGCTGCACGCGGAGTTGAAACCCGGCGCGACCGTGCGGACGCGCGGGCTGGTCAACGCCACCGGCACCTGGGACAAGCCGTTCATCCCCTACTACCGGGGCGCGGAAACCTTCGCCGGACGGCAGTTGCACGCCCACGATTACCGGGCCGCAACGGAATTCGAGGGCAAGCACGTCGTCGTGGTCGGCGCCGGGATCACCGCGGTGCAACTGCTCGACGAGATCTCGCAGGTCACCACCACGACCTGGGTGACCCGCCGCGAACCCGTCTTCCGCACAGCACAATTCGCGCCCGAGGACGGGCGCGCCGCGGTGGCGATGGTGGAAGACCGGGTCCGGCGCGGACTTCCACCCGGATCGGTGGTATCGGTGACCGGCCTGCCCGAGGACGCCCGGGTCCGGGCCATGCGCGCCCGCGGCGCGCTCGACCGGCGACCCATGTTCGACCACATCGAACCCGACGGCATCCGCTGGGCCGACGGCGGCTTCCAACGCGCCGACGTCATCCTGTGGGCCACCGGATTCCGCAGCGCCCTCGACCATCTGGCCCCGCTGCGACTGCGCGGACCCGGCGGCGGCATCACCATGGGCGGACGCCTGGCCACCCGGGTCGAATCCGATCCCCGCATCCACCTGATCGGCTACGGGCCGTCGGCCAGCACCATCGGCGCCAACCGGGCCGGACGGGCCGCCGCGGTCGAATTGACCTCGTACCTGGGCATTCCCACCCACCCTAACCGGCCGGAGGACTGA
- a CDS encoding aldo/keto reductase: protein MTYRFEASDIPAIVLSDGQVMPKLGFGAYKVDGGDAVGTIVSALELGYRSIDTAAFYGNEEEVGRAIHDSGLPRDEVFVTTKLWNADHGYDATMRACDASLKRLGLDRLDLFLIHWPVPAADRYVDTFRAMQSLKRQGRVVSIGVSNFTRAHLERVIGETGEVPAINQVELHPYYAQSELRAFHAAHGIVTEAWSPLGRGAEFNDSVIIALADKLGRTPAQVILRWHMQLGNVAIPKSGDPKRMAENLAIFDFELTGREMTQIAGIDKGARQGADPDLFDMDAPA, encoded by the coding sequence GTGACGTACCGGTTCGAGGCCAGCGACATTCCAGCGATCGTGCTCAGCGATGGGCAGGTGATGCCGAAACTGGGGTTCGGGGCCTACAAGGTCGATGGGGGTGACGCGGTCGGCACCATCGTGTCGGCCCTGGAGCTCGGTTACCGGAGTATCGACACCGCCGCCTTCTACGGCAACGAGGAGGAAGTGGGTCGCGCGATCCATGACTCGGGGCTGCCGCGCGACGAGGTGTTCGTCACCACCAAGCTGTGGAACGCCGACCACGGGTACGACGCGACGATGCGCGCCTGCGACGCCAGTTTGAAGCGGCTGGGCCTGGACCGCCTGGACCTGTTCCTGATTCATTGGCCGGTGCCCGCGGCGGATCGGTATGTCGACACCTTCCGGGCGATGCAGTCGCTCAAGCGGCAGGGCCGGGTGGTGTCGATCGGTGTCTCGAACTTCACCCGCGCGCACCTGGAGCGGGTGATCGGGGAGACCGGTGAGGTGCCGGCCATCAATCAGGTTGAGCTGCACCCGTATTACGCGCAGTCGGAGCTGCGGGCGTTCCACGCCGCGCACGGCATCGTGACCGAGGCGTGGAGCCCGTTGGGCCGCGGCGCGGAATTCAACGATTCGGTGATCATCGCGCTGGCCGACAAGCTGGGCCGCACGCCGGCGCAGGTCATTCTGCGCTGGCACATGCAGTTGGGGAACGTGGCCATCCCGAAGTCCGGTGACCCGAAACGGATGGCGGAGAACCTGGCGATCTTCGATTTCGAGCTCACCGGCCGGGAGATGACGCAGATCGCCGGGATCGACAAGGGTGCGCGGCAGGGCGCCGACCCCGACCTGTTCGACATGGACGCCCCCGCCTGA
- a CDS encoding carboxyl transferase domain-containing protein, producing MGTARELLGGLLDPGSFVSWDRPPVPVDASPEYRKELSAAAATAGTDEAVLTGEGLLRGRRVAVIACEFAFLAGSIGVAAAERIVTAVERATELGLPLLASPTSGGTRMQEGTVAFVQMVKVAGALAVHKAAGHPYLVYLRDPTMGGVFASWGSLGHMTFAEPGALVGFLGPRVYQALYGKQFPEGVQTAENLYHNGVIDGVVPVSVFRRIAHRTLVVLCDGPIPLPGKGGDVPPPAAGVGEFLAGPQERGGLAVLDTAEVHAWQSVLISRRGDRPGIRELLRHVTDRVPLSGTGQGELDRTVVHALARFRGQPCIVFGHDRAGQSPDNTMGPAALREARRSMHLAAELRVPLVLVIDTAGASLSREAEERGLAPEIARCLADLVTLDTPTVSVLLGQGSGGGALALLPADRVLAAANGWLAPLPPEGASAIIHRDTWHAPGLAAAQRIRAVDLEADGIVDRIVHEYPDAAEEPVDFAMRMVETIAEELAALTARPLDALRAARHLRYRRLGLGA from the coding sequence TTGGGCACAGCGCGGGAGTTGCTCGGCGGATTGCTGGATCCCGGTTCCTTCGTGAGCTGGGATCGGCCACCGGTTCCGGTGGATGCGTCGCCGGAGTATCGCAAGGAGTTGTCGGCTGCCGCGGCAACGGCGGGTACCGATGAAGCGGTGCTCACCGGGGAGGGGTTGCTGCGCGGACGACGGGTCGCCGTGATCGCGTGCGAGTTCGCGTTTCTGGCGGGGTCCATCGGGGTGGCCGCGGCCGAACGCATCGTGACGGCCGTCGAGCGCGCCACCGAACTGGGGTTGCCGCTGCTCGCCTCGCCGACCTCGGGTGGCACCCGAATGCAGGAGGGCACAGTAGCTTTTGTGCAGATGGTGAAGGTGGCGGGGGCGCTGGCGGTGCACAAGGCCGCCGGTCATCCGTATCTGGTGTACCTGCGTGATCCGACCATGGGCGGGGTGTTCGCCTCGTGGGGTTCGTTGGGGCACATGACTTTCGCCGAACCGGGGGCTCTGGTCGGGTTCCTCGGTCCTCGGGTTTACCAGGCGCTCTACGGGAAACAGTTTCCTGAGGGTGTGCAGACGGCCGAAAACCTTTACCACAACGGTGTTATCGACGGCGTGGTGCCGGTTTCGGTCTTCCGCCGTATCGCGCATCGGACCCTGGTGGTGTTGTGTGACGGCCCGATTCCGTTGCCCGGCAAGGGCGGTGACGTGCCGCCGCCCGCGGCCGGGGTGGGTGAGTTCCTGGCGGGCCCACAGGAGCGGGGTGGCCTGGCCGTGCTGGATACGGCCGAGGTGCATGCCTGGCAGTCGGTGCTGATCTCGCGGCGCGGGGACCGTCCGGGTATCCGCGAGTTGCTGCGCCATGTCACCGACCGGGTCCCGTTGTCCGGCACCGGTCAGGGCGAGCTGGATCGTACGGTCGTGCACGCGCTGGCCCGTTTCCGCGGCCAGCCGTGCATCGTTTTCGGCCATGACCGCGCCGGTCAGTCTCCCGACAACACCATGGGCCCCGCAGCCTTGCGGGAGGCCCGCCGCAGCATGCACCTGGCCGCGGAGTTGCGTGTGCCTTTGGTGCTGGTGATCGATACCGCCGGCGCCTCCTTGTCCCGCGAGGCCGAGGAACGCGGTCTGGCTCCGGAGATCGCCCGCTGCCTGGCCGATCTCGTCACCCTGGACACGCCCACGGTGTCGGTGCTGCTGGGTCAGGGCAGTGGTGGCGGCGCGCTGGCCCTGCTCCCCGCCGACCGCGTGCTGGCCGCCGCCAACGGCTGGCTGGCCCCGCTGCCCCCGGAGGGCGCCAGCGCGATCATCCACCGCGACACCTGGCACGCCCCCGGATTGGCTGCCGCGCAACGTATCCGCGCGGTGGATCTGGAGGCCGACGGCATCGTCGACCGCATCGTGCACGAGTACCCGGACGCCGCCGAGGAGCCGGTGGACTTCGCCATGCGCATGGTCGAGACCATCGCCGAGGAGCTGGCCGCCCTCACCGCCCGCCCCCTGGACGCCCTCCGCGCCGCCCGCCACCTGCGCTATCGCCGCCTGGGCCTCGGAGCATAG
- a CDS encoding ATP/GTP-binding protein, with amino-acid sequence MDSGVFDSTTQVDTRTSKPTSAKIVVAGGFGVGKTTLVGAVSEIVPLRTEALVTNASVGVDSLTGVPSKATTTVAMDFGRISLADDLVLYLFGTPGQYRFWFMWDDLIKGAIGAVVLVDTRRLEDSFAAVDYFEARNLPFLVAINEFDDAPRYPVEDIRQALAVPADVPILSIDARRREPVKQALVAVTEYALRKVVQGY; translated from the coding sequence GTGGACTCCGGCGTATTTGATTCGACGACACAGGTCGACACGCGCACCAGCAAGCCCACGTCGGCCAAGATCGTCGTGGCCGGTGGTTTCGGTGTCGGCAAGACCACCCTGGTCGGTGCCGTGTCGGAGATCGTTCCGCTGCGCACCGAGGCTTTGGTGACCAATGCCAGTGTCGGCGTGGACTCCCTGACCGGGGTCCCGTCGAAGGCCACCACCACGGTGGCCATGGACTTCGGCCGGATCAGCCTGGCCGACGACCTGGTGCTGTACCTGTTCGGCACGCCCGGCCAGTACCGCTTCTGGTTCATGTGGGACGACCTGATCAAGGGCGCCATCGGCGCCGTGGTGCTGGTCGACACCCGCCGGTTGGAGGACAGTTTCGCCGCCGTCGACTACTTCGAGGCGCGTAACCTACCCTTCCTGGTCGCCATCAACGAATTCGATGATGCGCCACGGTATCCGGTGGAGGACATCCGCCAGGCCCTGGCGGTGCCCGCCGACGTGCCGATCCTCTCGATCGACGCCCGTCGCCGGGAGCCGGTCAAGCAGGCCCTGGTCGCGGTCACCGAGTACGCCCTGCGCAAGGTCGTTCAGGGCTACTGA
- a CDS encoding DUF742 domain-containing protein, with protein MDIDNERVGSAEPSLVRPYSLTAGRTRPKVELALEALVASHPVALERQFELTNIETSIVELCRESPSVAEVAARLGIPLGVARVLVADLIDAGHVRVSATLKDDSSDDERRELIERVLSGLRRI; from the coding sequence ATGGACATAGACAACGAACGCGTTGGGAGCGCCGAACCGAGCTTGGTTCGTCCGTATTCACTGACGGCCGGTCGCACCCGGCCGAAGGTGGAGCTCGCCTTGGAGGCGCTCGTCGCATCGCATCCGGTCGCCCTCGAGCGGCAGTTCGAACTCACCAATATCGAGACGTCAATCGTGGAGTTGTGCAGAGAATCGCCGTCGGTTGCCGAAGTAGCCGCGCGCCTGGGCATCCCGCTCGGGGTCGCGCGGGTGCTGGTTGCCGACCTCATCGATGCAGGCCATGTGCGGGTATCGGCGACATTGAAAGACGATTCCAGCGACGATGAACGTCGCGAGCTGATCGAAAGGGTTCTCAGTGGACTCCGGCGTATTTGA
- a CDS encoding roadblock/LC7 domain-containing protein — MNPDLGGTKRQLDWLVSNFANEVPGVAHAVLVSADGLLMAASAQLPVDRAEQLSAVTAGLASLSVGVSNLFEGGTVLQSVVEMEHGYLLLMAVGDGSYLAVLTNTSCDIGQVGYEMALLVERVGQTVQATPRVTMGS; from the coding sequence ATGAACCCCGATCTAGGTGGTACGAAGCGACAGCTGGATTGGCTGGTTTCGAACTTCGCCAATGAGGTTCCCGGCGTTGCGCACGCGGTCCTGGTATCCGCTGACGGCCTGCTGATGGCCGCGAGCGCGCAGCTGCCCGTGGACCGTGCCGAACAGCTGTCCGCTGTGACCGCGGGGCTCGCGAGCCTCTCGGTGGGTGTGTCGAACTTGTTCGAGGGCGGCACCGTGTTGCAGTCGGTGGTCGAGATGGAACACGGCTACCTGCTGCTCATGGCTGTCGGTGACGGCTCGTATCTGGCGGTCCTGACGAATACGTCGTGTGACATCGGTCAGGTCGGATACGAGATGGCTTTGTTGGTCGAGCGAGTGGGCCAGACGGTTCAGGCCACACCTCGCGTCACGATGGGTTCCTGA